A window of the Paenibacillus woosongensis genome harbors these coding sequences:
- a CDS encoding ABC transporter ATP-binding protein, translating into MDKMIEVRGINKVYGRRKTKEKIHAVRNVSFTVNRGEVVGLLGPNGAGKTSTIKMLCGLLEADAGSISINGLDIRKKRLKALEHISAVLEGNRNLYWRLTVRENLEYFAGNRGYSRKQIADQADKLLMQFNLKEKENELVNGLSRGMQQKLAIAVALLANTDVILLDEPTLGLDVEVSYELREILKTIVAEEQRTIIISSHDMPVVQELCDRAIIINKGEVVIDDRVENLLKLFETRAYSIKLGEQLSLEQENKLSSRFPLSIYKASSHESIVEVNLEQSQDIYELFDLLKGEGTIVESIDRITIDFEQVFIQIVKGGKNHEMATLIEC; encoded by the coding sequence GTGGACAAAATGATTGAAGTGCGGGGCATCAATAAAGTATATGGACGAAGAAAAACAAAAGAGAAGATCCATGCGGTTCGTAATGTTTCTTTCACGGTGAACCGTGGAGAGGTTGTTGGTTTATTAGGACCCAATGGGGCCGGAAAGACATCAACGATCAAGATGCTCTGTGGTTTGCTGGAAGCGGACGCGGGTTCGATCTCCATTAATGGTCTGGATATTCGTAAGAAGAGACTTAAAGCTTTAGAGCATATTAGTGCCGTATTAGAGGGGAACCGAAATTTATATTGGCGCCTTACCGTCCGGGAAAATCTGGAGTATTTTGCGGGTAACCGCGGTTACTCTCGGAAGCAGATTGCCGATCAGGCGGATAAATTATTAATGCAATTCAACCTGAAGGAGAAGGAGAATGAGCTGGTCAATGGCTTGTCTCGAGGGATGCAACAAAAGCTGGCCATCGCAGTTGCGCTATTAGCGAATACGGATGTCATCTTGCTGGATGAGCCAACTCTCGGACTGGATGTTGAAGTTAGTTATGAATTGCGTGAAATTTTAAAGACGATCGTGGCGGAAGAACAACGTACAATTATCATTAGCTCCCATGATATGCCTGTTGTTCAGGAGCTGTGTGATCGGGCCATTATCATTAATAAAGGTGAAGTTGTCATCGACGACAGGGTGGAGAATTTGCTTAAGCTGTTTGAAACAAGGGCATATTCGATTAAGCTGGGCGAGCAATTAAGCCTGGAACAGGAGAACAAGCTGAGTAGCCGATTCCCTTTAAGTATATATAAAGCAAGCTCCCATGAGAGCATCGTGGAGGTCAATTTAGAGCAAAGTCAGGATATTTATGAGTTATTCGATCTTCTCAAAGGGGAAGGAACCATTGTGGAAAGTATTGATCGTATAACCATCGACTTTGAGCAGGTGTTTATTCAGATTGTTAAGGGGGGGAAGAACCATGAAATGGCTACACTTATTGAGTGCTAA
- a CDS encoding ABC transporter permease, producing the protein MVWECIKMAYSSLLAHKLRSLLTMLGIMIGVGSVITIVSLGQSGDAALKKQFAGSKNNTLEIMHMNTDAVVGAAASASATISPFTEADVFDLERIESIVKVTPTSSAMSSVTAGDTIKQMQIIGVSERFEELQSIEIVAGRTMTDNELRGGLKAALISEEAARSFEQEKNPVGEIIEIEGIPFFIIGMFASKQSGLAELSKESLLVPQTVWPSLFGNGDYQSLIIQVSDLSLLEETGQKALDYFTQKAASTGLPGEYYVLNMEQIKEALSSITTIMTAIIGGIAAISLFIGGIGVMNIMLVSVTERTREIGIRKALGATRGMVLAQFLTESAALTTIGGMIGVGLGLSGAYTVAMISNMPPVVSWQVILLGVLFSMSIGIFFGLLPAYQAAKWEPVESLRYE; encoded by the coding sequence ATGGTCTGGGAATGTATCAAAATGGCTTATTCCTCCCTGCTGGCTCACAAGCTTCGCTCTCTACTCACCATGCTTGGCATTATGATTGGTGTCGGTTCAGTTATTACGATCGTATCCCTTGGTCAAAGTGGAGATGCCGCATTAAAGAAGCAGTTTGCAGGCAGCAAGAATAACACATTGGAAATTATGCATATGAACACGGATGCCGTCGTCGGCGCTGCCGCCTCCGCCTCAGCTACAATATCCCCGTTCACCGAAGCAGATGTCTTCGACCTTGAGCGAATCGAATCCATCGTCAAGGTCACTCCAACTAGCTCCGCGATGTCCTCAGTCACGGCAGGGGATACCATCAAGCAGATGCAGATCATCGGCGTCTCGGAACGCTTCGAGGAGCTTCAATCCATCGAGATCGTCGCTGGGAGAACTATGACCGACAACGAATTGCGGGGTGGCCTGAAAGCGGCATTAATCAGCGAAGAAGCAGCGCGCTCTTTCGAGCAGGAGAAAAATCCCGTCGGCGAAATCATTGAAATAGAGGGAATTCCATTCTTTATTATCGGTATGTTCGCGTCTAAACAAAGCGGGCTGGCGGAGTTAAGTAAAGAAAGTCTCCTCGTTCCGCAGACCGTATGGCCTTCATTGTTCGGTAACGGAGACTATCAATCTTTGATTATCCAAGTCTCGGACCTGTCTCTGTTGGAAGAGACCGGCCAGAAAGCCTTGGATTATTTTACGCAGAAGGCGGCCAGTACAGGGCTGCCTGGCGAGTATTACGTATTAAATATGGAGCAGATCAAAGAGGCGCTTTCTTCCATTACAACAATCATGACGGCCATCATCGGCGGAATTGCCGCTATTTCTCTATTTATCGGAGGGATCGGGGTGATGAATATTATGCTAGTCTCCGTTACAGAACGGACAAGGGAGATCGGCATCCGCAAAGCGCTAGGGGCGACCCGAGGCATGGTGTTGGCGCAATTTCTCACCGAATCTGCTGCGCTTACGACCATTGGCGGAATGATTGGCGTGGGGCTTGGATTAAGCGGCGCATATACCGTTGCGATGATCAGTAATATGCCCCCGGTTGTCTCGTGGCAGGTGATCCTCCTCGGCGTTCTCTTCTCCATGAGCATCGGCATATTCTTTGGCCTGCTTCCTGCCTATCAAGCTGCGAAGTGGGAACCGGTTGAGTCCTTGCGTTACGAGTAA
- a CDS encoding sigma-70 family RNA polymerase sigma factor: MTETALDLQLLESLKPGLTSYCYRMLGSIEDADDAVQETYIRVWQSWDSFRQESSYKTWIYRIASNLCLDKLRQAKRRTLPVDLSDPAITIIEPRETLPDSSWIWLAPEFGENPEDVLIRKDTLQICFIALLQTLPPRQRAVLILKDVFDWSSKQIAETLGMSPAAVNSALQRARETMSRTRLRSDELNRMDNEPDRELLSRYVDAFEQFDIDALVALFHEEGCLSMPPFAMWVRGKDDLFKFFSLTRWHCEGSRFMPVTVNGGYPAFAQYVPSLEASSVLTPWGIHVIEVRDRKILHVQNFINAKLFSRFGLPEQIHR; the protein is encoded by the coding sequence ATGACCGAGACGGCGTTGGACCTGCAATTACTAGAGAGCTTGAAGCCGGGGCTAACATCGTATTGCTACCGAATGTTGGGCTCCATCGAGGACGCAGACGATGCAGTCCAGGAAACCTACATCCGTGTTTGGCAAAGCTGGGATTCATTCAGGCAGGAGTCGTCCTACAAAACATGGATTTATCGAATTGCCTCCAATTTGTGCCTGGACAAACTGAGACAAGCCAAACGCCGTACCCTGCCCGTTGATCTGTCCGATCCGGCGATCACCATCATCGAACCCCGCGAAACGCTGCCCGACTCCTCATGGATATGGCTTGCTCCTGAATTTGGAGAGAATCCCGAAGATGTGCTTATTCGCAAAGATACCCTGCAGATCTGCTTCATCGCACTTTTGCAAACCTTGCCGCCGCGTCAACGTGCCGTTCTTATATTAAAGGATGTTTTCGACTGGTCCTCCAAACAGATCGCAGAAACCTTGGGGATGTCGCCGGCGGCCGTGAATAGCGCTTTGCAAAGAGCCAGGGAGACGATGAGCCGGACCCGGCTCCGTTCCGACGAGCTCAACCGGATGGATAATGAACCTGATCGTGAGCTGCTGTCACGGTATGTGGATGCCTTTGAACAATTTGATATCGATGCGCTGGTCGCATTATTTCATGAGGAGGGCTGCTTGTCCATGCCGCCTTTTGCAATGTGGGTGCGAGGGAAGGACGATTTGTTCAAGTTTTTCTCATTGACTCGCTGGCATTGCGAGGGCTCCCGCTTTATGCCGGTTACGGTAAACGGCGGTTACCCTGCTTTTGCGCAGTATGTGCCGAGCCTTGAAGCATCATCCGTGCTCACCCCTTGGGGAATTCACGTGATTGAAGTCAGAGACCGGAAAATACTCCATGTCCAAAATTTTATTAACGCCAAATTATTTTCCCGATTTGGGCTGCCGGAGCAAATTCACCGATGA
- a CDS encoding YIP1 family protein — MENGQLVVVNTNQRQTKLSHLLSILYAPTNTFRALGQSPKLRWLIFILLTAHIGITFFVSEGLLETSEMQELLNQNDVQMPATVLNLIKFLIILFSSLWYFFMLFIVYLLQLAVVKFMKLPLGGKALGAIILLSQVPQIIGKILQFPFFNPDQLQNEEAQISIGSLGLLVSQFTTDGTLIRLAANVNIFEIWSYALIGLGISVATACSIKKGFLASFAIWAFVFVLNTAVIFLLPR, encoded by the coding sequence ATGGAGAACGGTCAATTGGTTGTTGTGAATACAAATCAGAGGCAGACGAAGCTCTCTCATCTCCTTTCGATCCTTTATGCACCTACGAATACCTTTCGTGCGCTTGGTCAGTCTCCGAAGCTCAGATGGCTAATTTTTATTCTGTTGACAGCCCATATCGGGATAACGTTTTTCGTTTCCGAAGGCTTACTGGAGACTAGCGAAATGCAAGAGCTTCTGAATCAAAATGATGTGCAAATGCCAGCGACCGTGTTAAATTTGATTAAGTTTTTGATTATCTTGTTCTCGTCGCTATGGTATTTTTTTATGCTGTTTATCGTGTACTTACTACAACTTGCGGTGGTCAAATTTATGAAGCTGCCGCTCGGAGGAAAGGCGCTCGGCGCAATCATCCTGTTATCCCAAGTTCCTCAAATCATCGGAAAAATTCTGCAGTTTCCCTTCTTTAACCCGGACCAGCTCCAGAACGAGGAAGCGCAAATTTCTATCGGCAGCCTTGGCCTCCTTGTATCGCAATTCACGACAGACGGCACGCTTATTCGATTGGCTGCGAATGTGAATATTTTCGAAATATGGAGCTATGCATTAATCGGATTAGGTATCTCTGTGGCCACAGCATGTTCCATCAAGAAGGGATTCCTAGCCTCCTTTGCCATCTGGGCTTTTGTATTCGTTCTGAATACGGCAGTCATATTCCTTCTGCCTCGATAA
- a CDS encoding efflux RND transporter periplasmic adaptor subunit: MKMKWIFTSAIILFLLINTYLIITREAPHKTIISNNNIFTVSSQSLSETTLFSGVFEYEEEELIYVDKTLGEIQNILVSEGQSVKIGTPLFEYNSESIAKQKKQIELEKRRLHLQTEVNRRQISELEAQFKEEVIAKGPDEAKSYNSGQLQDLQLQVELSEVELMKLEMDLEELDAKESSLVVKSSIDGTVRAVNGHPRSSDAPPVVHITSDSYVIRGTINEFDSVRVRPGQSVWIKSKALPDHKWNGKLQHIGSIPNKPESGESGTISNYPFIVTLEEPNSSLLPGYHVYIGIEDTGLQQPVSIPSSAIVRKEDRTHVYVLEGDSIRLREITTGNVNGEHIEIVDGVLEGDRILREPSNHWDEEEEVEIHD; the protein is encoded by the coding sequence ATGAAAATGAAATGGATCTTCACATCGGCAATCATACTTTTTTTGCTTATCAATACTTACTTAATCATAACCCGGGAAGCTCCGCATAAAACGATTATTTCCAATAATAACATTTTTACCGTTTCCAGCCAATCCCTCTCAGAGACGACGTTGTTTTCAGGCGTTTTTGAATATGAGGAGGAGGAGCTAATTTACGTTGACAAGACGTTGGGGGAAATCCAGAACATCCTTGTCTCGGAAGGACAGTCCGTTAAGATCGGTACCCCCCTATTCGAATATAACAGCGAATCAATTGCGAAACAAAAGAAACAGATCGAGCTAGAGAAGAGACGACTACATCTGCAAACCGAGGTGAACCGTCGTCAGATTTCTGAATTGGAAGCACAGTTCAAGGAGGAAGTTATAGCGAAAGGGCCTGACGAAGCAAAAAGCTATAACTCTGGTCAGCTTCAGGACCTGCAATTGCAGGTGGAACTCTCAGAGGTCGAACTGATGAAGTTAGAGATGGATCTGGAAGAACTGGATGCGAAGGAGTCGTCACTGGTCGTAAAAAGTTCGATTGACGGCACCGTTAGGGCTGTGAACGGTCACCCACGCTCATCCGACGCTCCCCCAGTCGTACATATCACCTCAGATAGTTACGTCATACGCGGTACGATTAACGAATTCGATTCCGTTCGCGTTCGTCCCGGCCAATCCGTATGGATCAAGTCGAAGGCTCTGCCGGATCACAAATGGAATGGAAAGCTGCAGCATATCGGAAGCATCCCAAACAAGCCGGAGAGCGGCGAATCAGGGACCATCTCCAATTACCCCTTTATCGTAACATTGGAGGAGCCGAATTCCTCTTTGCTACCCGGGTACCATGTGTATATTGGGATTGAGGACACCGGACTGCAACAGCCTGTTTCAATTCCAAGCTCCGCAATCGTCCGGAAAGAAGACAGGACTCATGTCTACGTACTGGAAGGTGATAGCATAAGATTGCGAGAGATAACAACAGGAAATGTTAATGGAGAGCATATCGAAATCGTCGACGGCGTACTTGAAGGTGATCGTATCCTTCGCGAGCCCTCCAATCATTGGGACGAAGAAGAGGAAGTTGAGATTCATGATTAA
- a CDS encoding ABC transporter ATP-binding protein, with amino-acid sequence MINFHNVSKIYHVDERHFHVLKDISFSIGKGEFVAIMGMSGSGKSTLLHLMGLLDKPTSGTYKLNQIDVQQYTDKQRAKLRNAHIGFVFQQFHLLPRLTAFQNIELPLIYRGDSASSRTRRVTKALEAVGLTERKDHYPNQLSGGQKQRIAIARAMVTEPYLVLADEPTGALDTKTGEQIMDLFRVMNDVGTSVIVVTHELAIAECADRILVIRDGALVEDRGLR; translated from the coding sequence ATGATTAATTTCCACAACGTCAGCAAAATTTACCATGTCGACGAGCGACACTTCCATGTTCTCAAGGATATCAGCTTTTCGATTGGCAAAGGCGAATTCGTAGCGATCATGGGAATGTCAGGTTCAGGAAAATCAACATTGCTGCATTTGATGGGGTTATTGGATAAACCGACATCGGGAACTTATAAGTTAAACCAGATTGATGTTCAACAGTATACCGATAAGCAGCGCGCGAAGCTCCGGAACGCGCATATCGGATTTGTTTTCCAGCAGTTTCACTTGCTTCCCCGGCTTACGGCGTTCCAGAATATCGAGCTCCCGCTTATCTACAGAGGCGATTCTGCTTCTTCGCGGACGCGCAGAGTAACCAAAGCGCTGGAAGCCGTCGGACTGACCGAACGGAAGGACCATTATCCTAACCAATTATCCGGCGGCCAGAAGCAACGAATTGCCATCGCTAGGGCGATGGTTACGGAACCGTACCTGGTGTTAGCAGACGAACCGACGGGGGCGTTGGATACCAAGACTGGAGAACAAATTATGGATTTGTTTCGGGTCATGAACGATGTCGGGACATCGGTTATCGTCGTGACACACGAACTGGCCATCGCGGAATGTGCAGATCGCATCTTGGTCATTAGAGACGGAGCATTGGTCGAAGATCGGGGGTTACGCTGA
- a CDS encoding ABC transporter permease, producing MKWLHLLSANFRKEYIELKRYLPNTIALVFTFYIIFLAAFFGIMFIGDPASFDANVQYSIVSVAFWSLTMMTMNFIGYSIITEATRGTLEQIYMSPMGVWKIMLTRIIGQFGLQSVVMVILLFAAMLTSGQWLSLNPMTTIPIIIITMISMVGVSFMIAGLAVIVKQIQAFLQIFQFVLMGLVFVPLTAAPFLAFAPFVKGVNMVRTVMMEDLTLTQLPLADYAVLTLNSLVYLFAGLFVFHLCEKVAMKKGLLGQY from the coding sequence ATGAAATGGCTACACTTATTGAGTGCTAATTTTCGCAAGGAATATATCGAACTGAAACGTTATCTGCCGAACACCATTGCGTTAGTATTCACTTTTTATATTATTTTCTTAGCGGCATTCTTTGGAATTATGTTTATCGGTGACCCAGCCAGTTTTGATGCGAATGTGCAATATTCGATTGTAAGTGTAGCCTTCTGGAGCTTAACGATGATGACGATGAATTTCATTGGTTATTCGATCATCACGGAGGCCACGCGCGGAACGTTGGAGCAAATATATATGTCTCCTATGGGGGTATGGAAAATCATGCTTACACGCATCATCGGGCAATTTGGCTTACAGTCGGTTGTGATGGTGATCCTGCTGTTTGCTGCGATGCTTACCTCTGGGCAGTGGTTGAGTCTTAACCCTATGACGACGATCCCGATCATTATCATCACAATGATAAGTATGGTGGGGGTCAGCTTTATGATTGCTGGCCTGGCGGTTATCGTGAAACAAATTCAGGCATTTCTGCAGATTTTCCAATTTGTATTGATGGGGCTGGTCTTTGTTCCGCTAACAGCAGCTCCGTTTCTAGCCTTTGCTCCATTCGTCAAAGGAGTGAATATGGTCAGAACGGTGATGATGGAGGACCTGACGCTGACACAATTGCCACTAGCGGACTATGCAGTCTTAACCTTAAATTCGCTGGTATATCTATTTGCAGGGCTCTTTGTATTTCATCTCTGCGAAAAAGTAGCGATGAAGAAAGGTCTTCTTGGACAGTACTAA
- a CDS encoding SRPBCC family protein — protein METNNPTKVTVQTVVQAPIEKVWSCWTGPEHITKWNQASEDWHAPRAENDLRAGGKFMTRMEAKDGSMGFDFAGVYDEVKPHEWISYTMADGRRVEITFTDQGDETKVVETFDAESTHPVEFQQAGWQAIMDNFKKYTEQF, from the coding sequence ATGGAAACAAATAATCCGACGAAAGTAACTGTTCAGACAGTTGTTCAAGCGCCTATTGAAAAGGTATGGAGCTGTTGGACGGGGCCGGAACATATTACGAAGTGGAATCAAGCTTCCGAGGATTGGCATGCGCCGAGGGCAGAGAATGATTTGCGGGCTGGCGGCAAGTTTATGACCCGAATGGAAGCGAAGGATGGCAGCATGGGGTTTGATTTTGCTGGAGTATATGACGAAGTCAAGCCGCATGAATGGATCTCATATACGATGGCAGATGGGAGAAGGGTCGAGATCACCTTCACGGATCAAGGCGACGAAACGAAGGTCGTTGAAACGTTTGACGCAGAGAGTACGCATCCGGTAGAGTTCCAGCAAGCAGGCTGGCAAGCGATTATGGACAATTTCAAAAAGTACACGGAACAATTCTAG
- a CDS encoding stage II sporulation protein M: MRNYLHRNRWFLLASAGWLLFSYFAGWAFVSGMSHEIEPSSVVSRQIDHLDNSVLPILFQNLFTSALLISGLFSLSLPTIIILFLNGFWFGASLTSRYMDGVSAFELAMKIVPHGIFEIPALIIAGFVGFQGITFYIHKHRPWVYYLKSILLMCSLFICAALVEGLITSKL; this comes from the coding sequence ATGCGAAATTACCTTCACCGCAATCGGTGGTTTCTTTTGGCTTCGGCAGGCTGGCTTCTATTTTCCTATTTCGCCGGATGGGCTTTCGTAAGTGGAATGTCTCACGAGATCGAGCCTTCCTCTGTGGTCTCCCGGCAAATCGATCATCTGGACAATAGCGTGCTTCCTATATTGTTCCAGAATCTGTTTACAAGCGCTTTGTTGATTTCTGGCTTGTTTTCCTTGTCACTCCCGACGATCATCATCCTGTTTCTTAACGGGTTCTGGTTTGGGGCAAGCTTGACCAGCCGTTATATGGATGGAGTTTCCGCGTTCGAACTAGCTATGAAGATCGTCCCGCACGGCATATTTGAAATCCCGGCATTAATTATTGCCGGATTCGTAGGATTTCAAGGGATTACCTTCTATATTCATAAGCACCGCCCATGGGTGTATTACCTTAAGAGCATCCTTTTGATGTGCTCACTGTTCATCTGCGCGGCGCTTGTAGAAGGATTGATCACATCAAAGTTATAA
- a CDS encoding circular bacteriocin, circularin A/uberolysin family: MLELIIADLTAYTGISTAWATVIVNAVNAGSTVIALASIFASAGLSAGLILVVKEFVKKNGTKAAIAW, from the coding sequence ATGCTGGAGCTTATCATTGCTGATTTGACTGCATACACGGGCATTTCCACAGCCTGGGCTACGGTCATCGTCAACGCGGTCAATGCTGGTTCTACGGTCATTGCCCTTGCATCCATTTTTGCAAGCGCAGGCCTTAGCGCAGGTCTCATTCTAGTTGTAAAAGAGTTCGTCAAGAAGAACGGTACCAAGGCAGCTATCGCCTGGTAA
- a CDS encoding CarD family transcriptional regulator — MGELIIYSGHGICRIDGISEKEISGVSRYYYDLHPLHAASLKISIPVDNKSILMLDLIQRDEAEKIIQSFRLPGIPWIEKITERNYTYSNIVNTGNRQEIAKIINTLMRQKLKLERNHKKFSQQDQRLLISTQQILFHEIAISLETSYEAILDEVNHIIQADFDGENYDESRES; from the coding sequence GTGGGTGAATTGATTATATATTCAGGACATGGAATATGCCGAATCGATGGTATAAGTGAAAAAGAAATTTCCGGCGTTTCAAGGTATTATTATGATTTACATCCGCTGCATGCTGCTAGTTTAAAAATTAGTATTCCAGTAGATAATAAGTCCATACTTATGTTGGACCTTATTCAAAGAGATGAAGCAGAGAAAATTATTCAATCCTTTAGATTGCCGGGTATTCCTTGGATAGAGAAAATTACGGAACGGAATTATACCTATTCAAATATCGTAAATACAGGCAACAGGCAGGAAATAGCAAAAATTATTAATACTCTAATGCGGCAAAAGCTTAAGCTTGAACGAAACCATAAAAAGTTTAGCCAACAAGATCAGAGATTGTTAATCTCTACTCAGCAGATATTGTTTCATGAGATTGCGATCTCATTGGAAACTAGCTACGAAGCCATATTGGACGAGGTTAATCATATCATTCAAGCAGATTTCGACGGCGAGAATTACGATGAATCGAGGGAAAGCTGA
- a CDS encoding MATE family efflux transporter has product MTLTDRTPSWKKLSLFAVTWPILIDSVLRMMLGTVDVFMLSRISDKVTGAVGLANEIIYFCILMFGFVGIGTSVAVAQYIGAGREREAGRISANAITLNLIFGVLVSLVLFLYGEPILHLMKLNPEQIGIASHYLKIIGGFIWIEALSYAVSSVIRSTGHTKSVMFVTLGVNLVHVTGNYLLIFGNLGFPEWGVTGAAVSTVVSRMLGIIVLFIILYRRSPAPIRAKDYVVWNGTYVKQILHVGLPAAGEHLAWQSQYLMIISFVNMIGITALNTHVYVMNISNYFMALALAIGAGTEIIVGQMVGAGEMKEAYKRLMRSVRISFGLTLGIVGIASLFRHDLIGMFTKDPEIIAAGVGIFLLSIILEPGRTFNMVIINSLRAAGDARFPVLMGVLSMWGVSVPLAYVLGVHFGIGLLGVWIAFTVDEWLRGMIMLLRWRSRAWEKKALVKPVSAPDNGMGAQA; this is encoded by the coding sequence GTGACATTAACCGATCGTACTCCATCATGGAAGAAACTTAGTCTTTTTGCTGTAACTTGGCCGATTCTCATCGATTCCGTGCTGCGGATGATGCTGGGCACAGTGGACGTGTTCATGTTAAGCCGCATCTCCGATAAGGTCACCGGGGCCGTAGGTTTAGCCAACGAAATTATTTACTTCTGTATTCTGATGTTCGGCTTTGTCGGCATTGGCACTAGCGTCGCGGTTGCCCAGTATATCGGCGCCGGGCGGGAGAGAGAGGCAGGCCGAATCTCGGCCAACGCCATTACGTTAAATCTGATATTCGGGGTGCTCGTTAGCCTGGTCCTGTTTCTGTATGGGGAGCCTATTTTGCATTTGATGAAGTTAAATCCCGAGCAAATCGGAATTGCAAGTCATTATTTAAAAATCATTGGCGGTTTTATCTGGATCGAGGCGCTCTCTTATGCGGTTTCGTCAGTGATTCGTTCGACCGGACACACTAAAAGCGTGATGTTTGTCACCCTGGGTGTCAATCTCGTACACGTTACAGGCAATTATCTGCTTATTTTCGGGAACCTGGGCTTCCCGGAGTGGGGCGTGACGGGAGCAGCCGTATCCACGGTCGTCAGCCGTATGCTCGGCATCATCGTTCTATTTATCATTCTGTACCGCCGGAGTCCTGCACCGATTCGTGCTAAAGATTACGTGGTCTGGAACGGCACTTATGTAAAACAGATTTTACACGTCGGCTTGCCAGCTGCAGGCGAGCATCTCGCCTGGCAGTCGCAGTACCTCATGATCATCAGTTTCGTCAACATGATCGGCATCACTGCGCTAAATACCCATGTTTATGTCATGAACATCTCGAACTATTTTATGGCGCTTGCTTTGGCGATCGGAGCAGGTACGGAAATTATTGTCGGACAAATGGTCGGGGCGGGGGAAATGAAAGAGGCCTACAAGCGACTCATGAGAAGCGTGAGGATCAGCTTTGGGTTAACTCTAGGCATTGTGGGTATTGCATCGCTGTTCCGGCATGACCTGATCGGCATGTTCACGAAAGACCCCGAGATCATTGCCGCCGGGGTGGGTATCTTTCTGCTCTCCATTATTCTCGAACCCGGCCGGACGTTCAATATGGTCATCATCAATTCGCTGCGCGCGGCCGGAGATGCCCGCTTTCCCGTATTGATGGGTGTGCTCTCGATGTGGGGTGTCTCGGTGCCGCTTGCTTATGTGCTGGGCGTTCATTTCGGGATCGGGCTGCTTGGCGTATGGATCGCCTTCACGGTAGATGAATGGCTGCGCGGGATGATCATGCTGCTTCGCTGGAGAAGCCGGGCCTGGGAGAAGAAGGCGCTCGTGAAGCCTGTTTCTGCCCCGGACAATGGCATGGGGGCGCAGGCCTAA
- a CDS encoding MarR family winged helix-turn-helix transcriptional regulator has translation MSSESQNLNLIDLISERHVLLRNLNSQWWNESHDLHISNSEWFIMARIYKKQPTIAYVTKLVDISRQATHKLIKNLESKGLVEISKVQHNNKDKCIRLTKLGEECFEKREVIKATLEAKIIETIGVEQATQLKKILQSDWGL, from the coding sequence ATGAGTTCAGAATCACAGAACTTAAACTTGATAGATTTGATTAGCGAACGCCATGTCCTGCTTCGCAACTTGAATAGCCAATGGTGGAATGAAAGTCATGACCTCCATATATCTAATTCAGAATGGTTTATTATGGCGAGAATCTACAAGAAGCAGCCAACCATTGCCTATGTCACCAAACTTGTAGACATTTCCCGGCAGGCTACTCATAAATTGATTAAAAATCTGGAATCCAAGGGATTAGTTGAAATTAGCAAGGTACAGCATAACAATAAAGATAAATGCATACGATTAACAAAATTGGGCGAAGAATGTTTTGAAAAAAGAGAGGTCATTAAGGCAACACTTGAGGCCAAAATCATCGAGACGATCGGGGTCGAACAAGCAACTCAGCTGAAGAAAATTTTACAATCCGATTGGGGACTATAG